From a region of the Paenibacillus sp. FSL R10-2734 genome:
- a CDS encoding U32 family peptidase, which yields MKEQQIRREDVELLAPAGDWDCMRAAVANGADAIFFGVEKFNARARANNFRMDELPEIMAFLHSYGVKGFLTFNILVFENELSDAKELIDACVDAGVDAVIVQDLGLVKMIREISPDFPIHGSTQMTITSPEAVEFTKPFDLERVVLGRENNLKQIKTIGEQARLPMEVFVHGALCVSYSGQCLTSEMWGGRSANRGECAQACRLPYDLMVDGEVKPMGDVTYLLSPKDLAAIDLMPELIEAGVTSFKIEGRLKTPEYVANVVSKYRKAIDRYFDGDMSKPSKEEVRELQQSFSRGFTHGFLDGTNNKKLVDGTFPKSRGVYLGTVEQILRDGVVCRIHAPLKRGDGIVFDAGDPTKKEEGGRVYDLRRKGVKLEGEAGEGWIIDIVAGRNDVDLRRLNVGDRIWKTNDPALDKALRQTYETEKPYRVFPVHVRVQGCVGEKLTTWWTDVQKNVTVRVDSELALETAQKRPMDAALLEEQFGRLGGTVFQLDALESHLQGDVIVPMRELNSIRRQAVELLAGERPKPPVYVKRAIEVYGDATRRGVAPDHGGEAELTALCRSLPQVQAALEAGVRNIYADFEFIKQFPAAVDAVRAAGASIALATPRIHMPGENGYHANILRLQPDAVLVRNTGALYYYLRRRQEQPDAVHPRLIGDFSLNIANHKAVDLFLEAGCDVVTPSYDLNIQQMVDLLEHSDTSRMEIVIHQHLPMFHTEHCVYCTFMSEGTDFTNCGRPCEDHRASLQDRIGMSHPVRVDEGCRNTVYNAVEQSGAEYLNNFRDLGVSSYRVEFLEETPEQVAEVISLYSRALRGEISGTQVWKSLKATNQLGVTRGQLVNAK from the coding sequence ATGAAAGAGCAACAAATACGCAGAGAAGACGTGGAGCTGTTGGCACCTGCGGGTGATTGGGACTGTATGCGTGCAGCGGTGGCGAACGGAGCAGATGCTATCTTTTTTGGCGTAGAGAAGTTTAATGCACGGGCTAGAGCGAATAACTTTCGTATGGACGAGCTGCCGGAAATTATGGCGTTTTTGCACAGCTATGGCGTGAAGGGTTTCTTGACCTTTAATATATTGGTTTTTGAAAATGAATTGTCCGATGCAAAAGAACTGATTGACGCTTGTGTTGATGCTGGCGTGGACGCGGTAATTGTACAGGATTTAGGTTTGGTCAAAATGATTCGTGAAATCTCACCGGATTTCCCGATTCATGGTTCGACGCAGATGACGATTACTTCACCGGAAGCGGTCGAGTTTACTAAGCCTTTCGATTTGGAACGTGTGGTATTAGGCCGTGAGAACAATCTGAAGCAAATTAAGACGATTGGGGAGCAAGCCCGCCTGCCGATGGAAGTATTCGTGCACGGAGCTCTATGTGTCTCTTATTCGGGTCAATGTCTAACTTCTGAAATGTGGGGTGGACGTTCCGCTAACCGCGGAGAATGCGCTCAAGCTTGCCGTCTGCCTTATGATCTGATGGTGGATGGTGAAGTTAAACCTATGGGTGATGTGACTTATTTGCTCTCCCCTAAGGATTTGGCAGCTATTGATCTTATGCCTGAGCTGATCGAGGCAGGTGTAACTTCTTTCAAAATTGAAGGTCGTCTCAAGACCCCGGAATACGTTGCGAATGTAGTTAGTAAATACCGTAAAGCGATTGACCGGTATTTTGATGGGGATATGTCTAAACCATCGAAGGAAGAAGTGCGCGAGCTGCAACAAAGCTTCTCTCGTGGGTTTACGCATGGTTTTCTAGACGGAACGAACAATAAAAAACTCGTAGACGGCACTTTCCCGAAAAGTCGGGGTGTATATCTCGGAACGGTTGAGCAAATTCTTCGTGACGGCGTAGTGTGCCGTATTCATGCACCGCTTAAGCGGGGAGACGGAATTGTGTTTGATGCAGGGGATCCGACGAAAAAAGAAGAAGGTGGACGCGTCTACGACCTTCGTCGTAAAGGTGTGAAGCTCGAAGGCGAAGCCGGAGAAGGTTGGATCATTGACATCGTAGCCGGTCGTAATGATGTTGATTTGCGTCGTCTAAATGTCGGTGACCGCATTTGGAAGACGAATGACCCTGCGCTAGATAAAGCGCTTCGTCAGACATATGAAACCGAGAAGCCGTACCGGGTATTCCCGGTACATGTGCGAGTGCAGGGCTGCGTCGGCGAGAAGCTGACGACTTGGTGGACGGACGTTCAGAAGAATGTTACCGTCCGTGTGGACTCGGAGCTCGCGCTGGAAACAGCGCAAAAGCGTCCGATGGATGCCGCGCTGCTGGAAGAACAATTCGGCCGCCTGGGCGGGACCGTGTTCCAGCTTGACGCGCTAGAGTCGCATCTGCAAGGCGACGTGATCGTCCCTATGCGCGAGCTGAACAGCATCCGCCGCCAAGCGGTGGAGCTGCTTGCGGGCGAGCGCCCGAAACCGCCCGTTTACGTGAAACGGGCGATCGAGGTCTACGGCGACGCTACCCGCAGGGGCGTCGCTCCTGATCACGGTGGTGAAGCGGAGCTCACCGCGCTGTGCCGCAGCCTGCCGCAGGTGCAGGCTGCACTCGAGGCCGGCGTGAGAAACATCTACGCCGACTTCGAGTTTATCAAGCAGTTCCCGGCCGCGGTAGATGCGGTACGGGCTGCAGGGGCCAGCATCGCGCTGGCCACGCCGCGCATTCATATGCCGGGCGAGAATGGCTACCACGCCAATATCCTGCGCCTGCAGCCTGATGCCGTGTTAGTACGCAACACCGGTGCGCTGTATTATTATCTGCGCCGCCGTCAGGAGCAACCGGATGCTGTGCATCCACGCCTGATTGGCGATTTCTCGCTGAATATCGCCAATCATAAGGCAGTGGATCTTTTCCTCGAAGCAGGCTGTGACGTGGTTACGCCTTCTTACGATCTGAACATTCAACAGATGGTTGATCTACTTGAACACAGCGATACTTCTCGCATGGAGATCGTAATCCATCAGCATTTGCCGATGTTCCACACAGAGCACTGTGTATACTGCACCTTCATGAGTGAAGGTACAGACTTTACGAACTGTGGACGCCCATGCGAAGATCACCGTGCTTCTTTGCAAGACCGTATTGGAATGTCACATCCAGTTCGTGTGGATGAAGGCTGCCGTAATACCGTCTATAACGCAGTCGAGCAGTCTGGTGCGGAGTATTTGAACAATTTCCGTGATCTGGGTGTATCCTCGTACCGCGTGGAGTTCCTGGAAGAAACACCAGAGCAAGTGGCCGAGGTAATTAGCCTTTACAGCCGCGCACTGCGTGGCGAGATCTCAGGTACGCAAGTATGGAAGAGCTTGAAGGCTACCAATCAGTTGGGGGTTACGCGGGGGCAATTGGTGAACGCGAAGTAA
- the galU gene encoding UTP--glucose-1-phosphate uridylyltransferase GalU, translated as MKIRKAIIPAAGLGTRFLPATKAMPKEMLPIVDKPTIQYIVEEAVASGIEDIIIVTGKGKRAIEDHFDNSFELEFNLAEKQKWELLESVRKSSEMADIHYIRQKEPRGLGHAIWCARKFIGNEPFAVLLGDDIVEANKPCLKQMMEVYEQYKSSIVGVQPVPWEEVSRYGLVDGTELAERVYKANRLVEKPKREDAPSNLAILGRYILTPRIFDMLGEQQVGVGGEIQLTDAISRLSEVERIIAYDFEGKRHDVGEKMGFIQTTIHYALQHEELKDDLLRYMKELVDSEVAKAGL; from the coding sequence ATGAAAATTCGTAAAGCCATTATTCCCGCAGCAGGTCTTGGTACACGCTTTTTGCCTGCGACCAAAGCAATGCCTAAAGAAATGCTGCCGATTGTAGATAAACCGACGATCCAATATATTGTGGAAGAAGCAGTTGCTTCCGGAATCGAGGATATTATTATCGTGACGGGGAAAGGCAAACGTGCGATTGAAGACCATTTCGATAACTCTTTTGAACTTGAGTTTAACTTAGCTGAGAAGCAGAAGTGGGAGCTACTTGAATCCGTTCGTAAATCTTCCGAGATGGCTGATATCCATTACATTCGCCAAAAAGAACCAAGAGGTCTTGGACATGCGATTTGGTGTGCTCGTAAATTCATAGGCAATGAACCGTTTGCAGTTCTGCTAGGTGATGATATTGTTGAAGCAAACAAACCGTGTCTCAAACAGATGATGGAAGTATACGAGCAGTACAAATCCTCCATCGTGGGAGTCCAGCCTGTGCCTTGGGAAGAAGTTTCCCGCTATGGATTGGTGGACGGAACTGAATTGGCTGAGAGGGTCTATAAGGCCAACCGTCTAGTAGAGAAGCCAAAGAGAGAAGATGCTCCTTCTAATCTAGCGATTCTAGGACGGTACATCTTAACTCCACGTATCTTTGATATGCTTGGTGAGCAGCAGGTGGGCGTAGGTGGAGAAATTCAGCTGACGGATGCCATCTCCCGCTTAAGTGAAGTGGAGCGGATTATTGCTTATGACTTTGAAGGCAAGCGTCATGATGTGGGGGAGAAGATGGGGTTCATACAGACCACTATACATTATGCACTTCAGCATGAAGAGCTTAAAGATGATTTACTTCGTTATATGAAAGAGCTTGTCGATAGTGAGGTTGCTAAGGCAGGGCTTTAA
- a CDS encoding O-antigen ligase family protein, whose translation MSKPVYGKNAAQSRNVEKTASPIWALVVAFILFLCWAPFQVGLFNGQQLDFEKPIYVSALVSGLLLLVCVGLYYKKFKLDEQRDLVASTSILLPLTYALSLFVAVSHYMAMNMLFIQSMYVAVFIIAFHLLKQKQVNVVIQNAILAIAYFIVGFGLLNWLGSSKLAGAFVGWFSNTVRNGIYLDAVMTDSNGLRLTSIFQYANTYAAFLMAFLFVSIFALIRTKKWYGTLTHSFMLVPIIVSILLTLSRGGLVLLPVVFILLLLFLKPAQQILWILHLGVAGIASLLITTPVTNLGIELNANFTSSGALKGWGYLLGASLAVAVVSWAIQRFVAPWLEERLSNWSSRKLTGLWIPLGSVALVGIVAFLLIGTSAKNILPSNMATRLENINFQQHSVLERITFYKDALKVVKDYPILGAGGGGWSSLYEHYQNNPYTSRQVHNFFLQYLIEVGILGFIAFMGFILYIFYKYIRGYVKRDKNDFENGFFYLIIALSILVHSLLDFNMSYAFMGILVFLGLAGMAVVMDSKQLISKSWNKTGLRLGYFAVLTVGSVFLMFLSISYIGSSNAALKGKTLIGVSTSYEEIKKPLTEALKTRPGHPESALYLASLDQQVFSQNQDEQFLNEAYSVLTRALEDEPYNKNLLTQLVSYYDLKGQRDLAYGVYRDNADKFNWDIEWYDTLISRSFALGQQALNQKDDAKKEEYFTEEFNAYNHVLAGVEHLKTLPPEQLQGRPFSVTPTIALNVGKMQQISGQAEDAAATLKLGFNESYADIINNGTLWDMNWYDALINRAYELTEQARAGQDDASKLLNLKIGLQAYNQVVGDHAILTPSIALNAGRIQLMSGQLQNAIGTLKLGLSDDFTNATNREIARWYLAALKKSNNEDQTVYDKLIAADPAEAAQIETIVNTQF comes from the coding sequence GTGTCGAAACCAGTATACGGTAAAAATGCAGCTCAGTCGCGAAATGTTGAAAAGACAGCAAGTCCGATTTGGGCCTTGGTTGTTGCTTTTATTTTATTTTTATGTTGGGCCCCATTTCAAGTGGGATTATTTAACGGACAGCAGTTAGACTTCGAGAAGCCCATATATGTGTCCGCGCTAGTAAGTGGACTTTTGCTGCTTGTCTGCGTTGGCTTATACTACAAAAAGTTCAAACTAGATGAACAGAGGGACTTAGTAGCTTCAACTTCAATATTACTACCTCTGACTTATGCTCTATCATTGTTTGTCGCGGTTTCTCATTATATGGCGATGAATATGCTGTTTATTCAGAGCATGTATGTTGCAGTCTTCATTATAGCCTTTCATCTCTTGAAGCAAAAGCAAGTAAATGTTGTCATTCAGAATGCTATTTTAGCAATTGCTTATTTCATAGTAGGTTTTGGACTTTTAAATTGGCTAGGTAGCAGTAAATTAGCGGGAGCTTTCGTGGGTTGGTTCTCGAACACCGTTAGAAACGGTATCTACTTAGATGCAGTTATGACGGATTCTAATGGACTTCGTCTGACTTCGATCTTTCAATATGCAAATACTTACGCCGCCTTCTTGATGGCCTTTCTGTTTGTATCGATATTCGCCCTTATTCGCACTAAGAAATGGTATGGAACATTGACACACAGCTTTATGTTAGTTCCCATTATTGTATCGATCTTATTAACATTATCGCGCGGTGGCTTAGTATTGCTACCTGTTGTGTTCATTTTACTTCTATTGTTCTTGAAACCCGCACAGCAAATCCTCTGGATTCTGCATCTTGGCGTTGCTGGTATTGCTTCATTGCTCATTACGACTCCAGTGACTAACCTGGGAATAGAGTTAAATGCGAATTTCACTTCTTCTGGCGCCTTAAAAGGCTGGGGATACCTGCTTGGAGCTTCACTAGCAGTTGCTGTGGTATCTTGGGCCATTCAGCGTTTTGTCGCGCCTTGGCTGGAAGAGAGGCTAAGTAATTGGTCTTCGCGTAAACTGACAGGTTTATGGATCCCACTCGGTTCTGTTGCTCTCGTCGGTATTGTAGCTTTCCTGCTGATAGGCACAAGTGCAAAAAATATCTTACCTAGCAATATGGCGACTCGTCTCGAGAACATCAACTTCCAGCAACATAGCGTACTCGAGCGGATTACTTTTTATAAAGATGCCTTGAAGGTAGTTAAAGACTATCCGATCCTTGGTGCTGGTGGTGGTGGCTGGTCCTCACTGTATGAGCATTATCAGAACAACCCTTACACTAGCCGCCAAGTGCATAACTTCTTTTTACAATATTTGATTGAAGTTGGGATCCTTGGGTTCATCGCATTTATGGGATTCATTTTGTATATTTTCTATAAATACATCCGTGGGTATGTGAAACGGGATAAAAATGATTTTGAGAATGGTTTCTTTTATCTAATTATTGCTCTATCTATACTTGTGCACAGTCTACTCGATTTCAATATGAGTTATGCTTTTATGGGGATACTCGTCTTCCTTGGACTAGCAGGTATGGCAGTAGTCATGGATAGCAAACAGCTAATAAGTAAAAGTTGGAATAAAACCGGTTTGCGACTTGGATATTTCGCTGTACTCACGGTAGGCTCAGTATTCCTGATGTTCCTCTCAATTAGCTATATTGGTTCCAGTAATGCTGCCCTAAAAGGTAAAACTTTAATTGGGGTTAGTACTTCTTACGAAGAAATTAAGAAACCATTAACTGAGGCTCTAAAAACACGTCCAGGTCATCCGGAGTCAGCCTTGTACCTAGCCTCTTTAGATCAACAGGTTTTTAGCCAAAACCAAGATGAGCAATTTCTAAATGAGGCTTATAGCGTGCTGACTCGCGCACTCGAAGATGAGCCATACAATAAAAATCTTCTAACTCAATTGGTAAGCTATTATGATTTAAAAGGCCAACGTGATCTCGCGTACGGTGTTTACCGCGACAATGCAGATAAGTTCAACTGGGATATTGAATGGTACGACACACTCATTAGCCGTTCCTTTGCATTAGGTCAACAAGCACTTAATCAAAAGGATGACGCTAAGAAGGAGGAGTATTTCACAGAAGAGTTTAATGCATACAATCATGTTCTCGCCGGGGTAGAACATCTGAAGACACTTCCACCAGAACAATTGCAAGGACGACCATTCTCAGTAACACCAACTATAGCTTTGAACGTCGGTAAAATGCAGCAAATCTCTGGACAGGCTGAAGATGCTGCTGCTACCTTGAAACTTGGCTTTAATGAAAGTTACGCAGATATCATTAACAATGGAACACTCTGGGATATGAACTGGTATGATGCGCTCATCAACCGCGCTTATGAGCTGACAGAACAAGCTCGTGCGGGGCAAGACGATGCTAGTAAACTACTTAATCTCAAGATTGGGCTACAAGCTTATAACCAAGTGGTTGGTGACCACGCAATTCTTACTCCAAGCATCGCTCTGAATGCGGGCAGAATTCAGTTGATGTCTGGGCAGTTACAAAATGCTATTGGGACCTTGAAACTTGGTCTGAGTGATGATTTCACAAATGCAACGAATCGTGAGATTGCTCGTTGGTACCTTGCTGCATTGAAGAAATCAAACAATGAGGATCAAACAGTCTATGATAAGTTGATCGCAGCTGATCCTGCAGAAGCAGCTCAGATCGAGACAATCGTAAACACACAGTTTTAA
- the rfbC gene encoding dTDP-4-dehydrorhamnose 3,5-epimerase, which produces MKIIQTKLEGVLILEPAVFGDHRGWFMETYSENTFKENGLSFDFVQDNQSYSATKGTLRGLHYQLNPKAQTKLVRCTRGSIFDVAVDVRKGSPTFGQWFGIKLSAENKKQLLIPKGFAHGFMTLEEDVEVQYKVDELYAPECDGGILWNDPSIGIEWPIDVVPVLSAKDKNAPLLKDTHLNFNF; this is translated from the coding sequence ATGAAAATCATTCAAACAAAACTAGAAGGCGTTCTAATTCTCGAACCGGCTGTCTTCGGGGATCACCGAGGCTGGTTTATGGAAACTTATAGTGAGAATACATTCAAAGAAAATGGTCTCTCTTTTGATTTCGTGCAAGATAATCAATCCTATTCGGCTACTAAAGGAACACTTCGGGGACTTCATTATCAATTAAATCCTAAAGCACAAACAAAACTTGTTCGTTGTACGCGTGGATCTATTTTTGACGTCGCTGTCGATGTTCGCAAGGGAAGTCCTACTTTCGGTCAATGGTTCGGAATTAAACTTTCAGCCGAAAATAAAAAACAATTGCTTATTCCCAAGGGCTTTGCTCATGGTTTCATGACATTAGAGGAAGATGTTGAGGTCCAATATAAAGTGGATGAGTTATATGCACCGGAGTGTGATGGGGGAATTCTTTGGAATGACCCTTCAATAGGAATTGAGTGGCCTATAGATGTAGTACCAGTGTTATCGGCCAAGGACAAAAATGCACCTCTTTTAAAGGATACCCATCTTAATTTCAATTTTTAA
- the rfbA gene encoding glucose-1-phosphate thymidylyltransferase RfbA, giving the protein MKGIILAGGSGTRLYPLTMVTSKQLLPIYDKPMIYYPLSTLMLAGINDILVISTAEDTPRFENLLGDGSQFGISLQYIVQPSPDGLAQAFIIGEEFIGDDSVAMVLGDNIYYGNGMTKLLKQAAKKERGATVFGYHVLDPERFGVVEFDSTGKVLSVEEKPEHPKSNYAITGLYFYDNRVVSLAKEVKPSSRGELEITSINEAYLKMGELDVALLGRGFTWLDTGTHQSLVDATNFVRTIEDHQGIKISAPEEIAYINGWITKEHLLECGQKLSKTGYGQYLIKVATGKIQY; this is encoded by the coding sequence ATGAAAGGCATTATTCTTGCGGGTGGAAGCGGAACGCGCCTCTATCCGCTTACAATGGTAACCAGTAAACAGTTGTTGCCAATTTATGACAAACCAATGATCTACTACCCCTTGTCCACGCTAATGCTGGCTGGCATTAATGACATCCTAGTTATTTCAACAGCAGAGGATACCCCTCGTTTTGAAAATTTACTCGGCGATGGTTCTCAATTTGGAATTTCGCTGCAGTACATTGTTCAACCAAGCCCAGACGGGTTGGCCCAAGCTTTTATTATAGGCGAAGAATTCATCGGAGACGATTCAGTCGCAATGGTCCTTGGAGATAACATTTATTACGGAAATGGGATGACCAAACTTCTTAAACAGGCAGCTAAAAAAGAACGCGGTGCAACCGTATTCGGCTATCATGTACTTGATCCAGAGCGATTTGGCGTAGTTGAATTTGATAGCACCGGTAAAGTGCTAAGTGTGGAAGAAAAGCCGGAACATCCAAAATCCAACTATGCGATTACAGGCTTATATTTTTATGACAATCGCGTCGTATCTTTGGCAAAGGAAGTGAAGCCTTCGAGTCGGGGTGAGCTTGAGATCACCTCGATTAATGAAGCTTACTTGAAAATGGGAGAATTGGACGTTGCCTTACTAGGCCGAGGCTTTACTTGGCTCGATACCGGTACACATCAGAGTCTGGTCGATGCGACTAATTTTGTCAGAACAATTGAGGATCATCAAGGCATAAAGATTTCCGCACCGGAAGAAATTGCATATATTAACGGATGGATTACCAAAGAGCACCTGTTGGAGTGCGGGCAAAAACTAAGTAAGACAGGATATGGACAATATCTGATCAAGGTAGCTACTGGTAAAATACAATATTGA
- a CDS encoding ABC transporter permease produces MSVFSSISKNKNLITQLTKRDILVKYRGSMLGMIWSILNPLIMLIIYTIVFGEIFKSKWGNTENESTFIFGLTLFTGMIVYNLFSEVLSRSATIIQSNVNYVKKIIFPLEILIVVLMLTALFNGLISLIVLMIMNIFLGQALTWTILLIPVVLFPIILLSMGLAWFLAALGVFFKDTNYIVTLVLQIVLFLSPVFYSIENVPDYLKGIYNFNPLGIVIQQMREIVLWGEMPNWIQWGNITCISFVIFVGGYYFFTKLKGAFADVI; encoded by the coding sequence ATGTCTGTTTTTTCATCTATTTCAAAAAATAAAAATTTAATAACACAACTAACTAAGAGAGATATATTAGTTAAATATAGAGGTTCAATGTTGGGAATGATCTGGTCAATTTTGAATCCCTTAATAATGCTGATTATCTATACTATCGTATTCGGTGAGATATTTAAGTCTAAATGGGGTAACACTGAAAATGAAAGTACCTTTATTTTTGGATTGACGCTTTTTACTGGGATGATTGTATATAATTTATTTTCAGAAGTTCTGAGTCGGTCAGCTACGATTATTCAATCAAATGTTAATTATGTGAAAAAAATAATTTTTCCGCTTGAAATACTGATTGTTGTCTTGATGCTAACAGCTTTGTTTAATGGACTTATAAGTTTAATTGTACTAATGATAATGAACATTTTTTTGGGACAAGCCTTGACTTGGACAATTCTTCTAATTCCAGTTGTTTTATTTCCAATTATTTTATTATCAATGGGACTGGCTTGGTTTTTGGCTGCCTTAGGCGTCTTTTTTAAGGACACAAATTATATTGTTACTCTAGTCCTTCAAATTGTGCTTTTTCTATCACCTGTTTTTTATTCAATAGAAAATGTTCCTGATTATTTGAAAGGTATCTATAATTTTAATCCTCTTGGAATAGTGATACAGCAGATGAGAGAAATTGTATTATGGGGTGAAATGCCAAACTGGATACAATGGGGCAATATAACCTGTATATCATTTGTGATTTTTGTCGGCGGTTATTATTTCTTTACAAAGCTGAAAGGGGCATTTGCAGATGTTATCTGA
- a CDS encoding ABC transporter ATP-binding protein — MLSENNAIEIKNISKKYYLYNSPADRMVSSLFKNFKKFNEVNALNNISINIPKGKTIGLIGQNGSGKSTLLQIITGILKATSGEIEVNGRIAALLELGSGFNPEFTGRENVYMNATILGLTKEEINDRFSDIEKFAEIGHFIDQPVKTYSSGMFLRLAFATAVHTDPDILIVDEALAVGDVRFQSKCFRKFKEFQERGKTILFVTHATELLIRHCDYAYLINQGELIQEGLPKEVVNTYLDLLYGKQKKLNNTTETLEANIQSREVDAEIQKKYSREIIEFITSENLNPNCENRRSYNQNEFRWGDKRAEIIDYLVLSNDMVDPIDCSSSELLQIIMKVKFNDKVTSPIYGLTIKTVDGVTVYGNNSRDDSIEVSSQNEANFCCVQFAFIPQLVEGDYFISLGIAEDIPGLEAPPLDRRYDLIHLKFHHDSLGFGIVDLGMKIEQLI, encoded by the coding sequence ATGTTATCTGAGAATAATGCTATAGAAATAAAAAATATTAGTAAAAAATATTATTTATATAATAGTCCTGCTGATAGAATGGTTTCTTCGCTATTTAAAAATTTTAAAAAGTTTAATGAAGTCAATGCTTTGAATAATATTAGTATAAATATCCCAAAAGGCAAGACTATTGGTTTAATAGGACAAAACGGTTCTGGGAAAAGTACCCTGTTACAAATAATTACGGGTATTTTGAAAGCTACTAGTGGTGAGATTGAAGTTAATGGTAGAATTGCAGCATTGTTAGAATTAGGATCAGGTTTTAATCCGGAATTTACCGGAAGAGAGAATGTTTATATGAACGCGACAATATTAGGTTTAACTAAAGAAGAAATTAATGATAGATTTAGTGATATAGAAAAATTTGCTGAAATAGGTCACTTTATTGATCAACCGGTTAAGACCTACTCTAGTGGTATGTTCCTAAGATTAGCATTCGCTACTGCAGTCCATACAGATCCTGATATACTTATTGTTGATGAAGCTTTGGCCGTAGGGGATGTGCGTTTTCAGAGCAAGTGTTTCCGTAAGTTTAAGGAATTTCAGGAACGAGGCAAGACTATTTTGTTTGTTACACATGCAACCGAACTTCTAATAAGACATTGTGACTACGCTTATTTAATTAATCAAGGAGAATTGATCCAAGAGGGACTTCCGAAAGAGGTTGTTAATACCTACTTGGATTTACTCTATGGTAAACAAAAAAAGCTGAATAATACGACTGAAACTCTAGAGGCAAATATTCAAAGTAGAGAAGTAGATGCCGAAATACAAAAGAAATATTCTCGAGAAATCATTGAATTTATTACAAGTGAGAATTTAAACCCAAACTGTGAAAACAGAAGGAGTTATAATCAAAATGAATTTAGATGGGGAGATAAAAGAGCTGAAATTATAGATTATTTAGTATTGTCAAACGATATGGTAGATCCAATCGATTGTAGTTCGTCGGAATTACTTCAAATAATCATGAAAGTGAAGTTTAATGATAAAGTGACTTCTCCGATATATGGTCTAACTATTAAGACAGTAGATGGCGTCACTGTTTATGGAAATAATTCTAGAGATGATTCGATTGAGGTCTCTTCACAAAACGAGGCTAACTTTTGCTGTGTTCAGTTTGCTTTTATTCCTCAACTTGTAGAAGGAGATTACTTTATTTCATTAGGAATAGCTGAAGATATTCCTGGATTAGAGGCTCCACCACTAGATAGAAGGTACGATCTTATACATTTGAAGTTTCATCATGATTCTTTAGGGTTTGGGATTGTAGATCTTGGAATGAAAATTGAACAATTAATTTAA